From a region of the Megalops cyprinoides isolate fMegCyp1 chromosome 13, fMegCyp1.pri, whole genome shotgun sequence genome:
- the LOC118787910 gene encoding tetraspanin-3, whose translation MGQCGITSSKTVLVFLNLIFWAAAGILCYVGAYVFITYDDYDHFFEDVYTLIPAVIIIAVGTLLFIIGLIGCCATIRESRCGLATFVIILMLVFVTEVVVVVLGYIYRAKVEDEVDHSIQKVYNEYNGTNTDAPSRAIDYVQRQLHCCGIHNYSDWKNTRWFKESRNNSVPVSCCKPSVTNCTGSLAHPGDLYQEGCEALVVKKLKEIMMYVIWAALTFAAIQMLGMLCACVVLCRRSRDPAYELLVTGGTYA comes from the exons ATGGGACAGTGTGGCATTACCTCCTCGAAGACGGTTTTGGTCTTCCTTAACCTAATTTTTTGG GCAGCAGCTGGCATCCTGTGCTATGTGGGAGCCTACGTTTTCATCACGTATGACGACTACGATCATTTCTTCGAGGACGTGTACACGCTGATCCCCGCCGTGATCATCATCGCCGTCGGGACCCTCCTGTTCATTATCGGCCTGATCGGGTGCTGCGCCACAATACGAGAAAGCCGCTGCGGGCTGGCAACT TTTGTCATCATTCTTATGCTGGTGTTCGTCACGGAAGTAGTTGTGGTGGTACTTGGTTATATTTACAGAGCAAAG GTGGAAGATGAGGTTGATCACTCCATCCAGAAGGTGTACAATGAATACAACggcacaaacacagatgctCCCAGCCGCGCCATCGACTATGTACAGAGGCAG CTCCACTGCTGTGGGATTCACAACTACTCTGACTGGAAGAACACCCGCTGGTTCAAGGAGTCCCGAAACAACAGCGTCCCGGTGAGCTGCTGTAAGCCCAGTGTCACCAACTGCACCGGATCCCTCGCCCATCCAGGGGATCTGTACCAAGAG GGTTGTGAAGCTCTTGTAGTGAAGAAACTGAAGGAGATTATGATGTATGTCATCTGGGCTGCACTGACATTTGCTGCGatacag ATGCTGGGAATGCTCTGTGCCTGCGTGGTGCTGTGCCGAAGGAGCAGAGACCCTGCCTACGAGCTGCTTGTTACCGGGGGAACCTATGCTTAA